A genomic region of Brevibacillus sp. JNUCC-41 contains the following coding sequences:
- a CDS encoding aspartate aminotransferase family protein yields the protein MVTNTLTKNDQLLEQQNTRESNARSYPRRLPMAIDQAEGIYLTDMDGKRYIDFLAGAGTLALGHNHPAVLEAMEKILKDKRPLHTLDFTTPIKEQFVDEIFECLPEEFRKNAKIQFCGPTGGDAIEAALKLVKTATGNRSILSFQGAYHGATHATMSISGNAKPKEKIQGLIPDVQFLPYPYQYRCPFGIGGEESHKISSQYIENLLNDPESGLLPPAGMILEAVQGEGGSIPAPIPWLKEIRRITKEKGIPLIIDEVQSGIGRTGKMFAFEHAGIIPDVLVLSKAIGGSLPLSVVIYNKELDLWSPGAHIGTFRGNQMAMAAGTATLKYMKETNLVEHAAKMGEILKDILKDLQKDIKQIGDVRGRGLMVGVEMINPEEPQNANGSHPADSLLASAIQQECFQRGLILEVGGRHGSVVRFLPPLIVTESQLREATAIFEQAVRVAVARG from the coding sequence ATGGTAACTAACACGCTTACAAAAAATGATCAATTACTGGAACAACAAAATACAAGGGAATCAAATGCCCGATCATATCCTAGAAGATTACCCATGGCAATCGATCAAGCGGAGGGGATTTACTTAACAGACATGGATGGAAAGCGATATATTGATTTTCTTGCGGGGGCTGGAACATTAGCGCTGGGACACAATCATCCGGCAGTGCTGGAGGCAATGGAAAAAATTCTTAAGGACAAGCGCCCTTTGCATACTTTGGACTTTACGACGCCGATCAAAGAGCAGTTCGTCGATGAAATTTTTGAATGCCTGCCTGAGGAATTCAGGAAAAATGCAAAAATTCAATTCTGTGGTCCTACTGGCGGAGACGCCATTGAGGCAGCACTTAAACTGGTAAAAACAGCGACAGGCAATAGAAGCATATTATCCTTCCAAGGGGCTTACCACGGGGCAACGCATGCAACCATGTCAATCAGCGGCAATGCAAAGCCAAAGGAAAAAATACAAGGGTTAATCCCAGATGTACAATTCCTGCCGTATCCTTATCAATATCGCTGTCCCTTTGGAATAGGCGGAGAAGAAAGCCATAAAATCAGCAGCCAGTATATCGAAAATCTATTGAACGATCCTGAGTCCGGATTATTGCCGCCTGCAGGAATGATTTTAGAGGCAGTACAAGGCGAGGGAGGCTCCATTCCAGCTCCAATTCCATGGCTTAAGGAAATCAGGAGAATAACAAAAGAAAAGGGCATTCCCCTAATTATCGACGAAGTTCAATCAGGTATCGGCCGTACAGGGAAAATGTTTGCCTTTGAACATGCAGGAATCATTCCGGATGTTCTTGTACTATCCAAAGCAATAGGCGGAAGTCTTCCATTATCGGTGGTGATTTATAACAAAGAGCTTGACCTATGGTCACCAGGTGCACATATCGGTACGTTCCGCGGAAATCAAATGGCAATGGCAGCAGGAACAGCTACTTTAAAATACATGAAAGAGACGAATCTTGTGGAGCATGCCGCTAAAATGGGAGAAATCTTAAAGGATATTCTTAAAGATTTGCAAAAAGATATTAAGCAGATCGGCGATGTCAGGGGCCGGGGATTAATGGTCGGTGTGGAAATGATCAATCCTGAAGAACCGCAAAATGCGAATGGAAGCCATCCTGCTGATTCGCTACTTGCCAGTGCCATTCAACAGGAGTGTTTTCAAAGAGGGTTGATACTGGAAGTTGGCGGCAGACATGGAAGTGTAGTGAGGTTCTTGCCTCCATTGATCGTAACGGAATCCCAGCTTCGCGAAGCCACTGCAATTTTTGAACAAGCTGTTCGTGTAGCTGTTGCAAGAGGGTGA